A genomic region of Pseudomonas sp. KU43P contains the following coding sequences:
- a CDS encoding efflux transporter outer membrane subunit — MTFAQTPLHRALKLLTCGRGSRLVGAGLCVALLSACTLSPDYHRPELSTPAQFKQAEGWTQASPSDAIARGAWWEVYGDAGLNALVEELNRSNQTVAQSEAQYRQAQALVRSSRASLFPSLDLSASKNRSAQGTGSSSSSLSNNSSGIRNTYNAQLGVSWEIDLWGKLRETLNADEASAEASFADLAAIRLSQQSELVQNYLQLRVIDEQKRLLEATVAAYERSLRMNENQYRAGVAGPDAVAQARTQLKSTQADLIDLIWQRAQFENAIAVLLGRAPADFALADSKNIPALPQIPVSLPSQLLERRPDIASAERNVMAANANIGVARAAYFPDLSLSMSGGYSSSSFSNWIELPNRYWSVGPQLALTLFDAGKRSAEVDRTVAVYDQTVAQYRQTVLDGFKEVENYLVQLKVYADEAVVRQEALDAARESLRLTENQYRAGLIGYLDVVNVQTTALSNERSVLNLLQGRLVASVQLIAALGGGWDAEQAFAQQE; from the coding sequence ATGACTTTTGCCCAGACTCCACTTCACCGTGCCCTGAAGCTGCTGACCTGCGGCCGCGGCTCGCGCCTGGTCGGCGCCGGGCTGTGCGTCGCGCTGCTCAGCGCCTGTACCCTGAGCCCGGACTATCACCGCCCCGAGCTGAGCACGCCTGCGCAGTTCAAGCAGGCCGAAGGCTGGACCCAGGCCAGCCCGTCCGATGCCATCGCCCGTGGCGCCTGGTGGGAGGTATACGGTGATGCCGGGCTCAATGCCCTGGTGGAGGAGCTCAACCGCAGCAACCAGACCGTCGCCCAGTCCGAGGCCCAATACCGCCAGGCCCAGGCGTTGGTCCGCAGCAGCCGTGCCTCGCTGTTTCCCAGCCTGGACCTGAGTGCCAGCAAGAACCGTTCAGCGCAGGGCACCGGTAGCTCCAGTTCGAGCCTCTCGAACAACAGCAGCGGCATTCGCAACACCTACAATGCGCAACTGGGTGTGAGCTGGGAAATCGACCTGTGGGGCAAGTTGCGCGAAACCCTTAACGCTGACGAAGCCAGCGCCGAAGCCAGTTTCGCCGACCTTGCCGCGATCCGCCTCAGCCAACAGTCCGAGCTGGTGCAGAACTACCTGCAACTGCGCGTGATCGACGAACAGAAGCGTCTGTTGGAAGCCACCGTGGCGGCTTACGAGCGCTCATTGCGCATGAACGAAAACCAGTACCGCGCCGGGGTTGCCGGCCCGGATGCGGTGGCCCAGGCGCGTACCCAGCTCAAGAGCACCCAGGCCGACCTGATCGACTTGATCTGGCAGCGTGCCCAGTTCGAGAACGCCATCGCCGTGCTGCTGGGCCGGGCCCCGGCAGACTTTGCCCTGGCCGACAGCAAGAACATCCCGGCATTGCCGCAGATCCCGGTCAGCCTGCCGTCTCAACTGCTCGAGCGGCGGCCGGACATCGCCTCGGCCGAGCGTAACGTGATGGCGGCCAACGCCAACATCGGCGTAGCTCGCGCTGCGTACTTCCCGGACCTGAGCCTGAGCATGAGCGGCGGCTACTCCAGCAGCAGCTTCAGCAACTGGATCGAACTGCCCAACCGTTACTGGTCGGTGGGCCCACAGTTGGCCTTGACCCTGTTCGATGCCGGCAAACGCAGCGCCGAGGTGGACCGTACCGTTGCCGTTTATGACCAGACCGTGGCGCAGTATCGCCAGACCGTGCTCGACGGCTTCAAGGAAGTGGAAAACTACCTGGTGCAGCTCAAGGTGTACGCCGACGAGGCCGTGGTGCGCCAGGAGGCGCTGGATGCGGCGCGCGAGTCCCTGCGCCTGACCGAGAACCAATACCGCGCCGGGCTGATCGGTTACCTGGATGTGGTTAACGTGCAGACCACGGCGTTGAGCAACGAGCGTAGCGTGCTCAACCTGCTGCAGGGGCGCCTGGTGGCCAGTGTGCAGTTGATCGCTGCGCTGGGCGGTGGCTGGGATGCCGAGCAGGCATTCGCCCAACAGGAGTAG
- a CDS encoding efflux RND transporter permease subunit, translating to MNLSGPFIRRPVATMLLSLAIILLGGVSFGLLPVAPLPQMDFPVIVVQANLPGASPEVMAATVATPLERKLGSIAGVSTLTSSSNQGSTRVIIGFDQGRDIDGAAREVQAAINATRNLLPSGMRSMPTYKKFNPSQAPIMVLSLTSDVLQKGQLYDLADTILAQSLAQVIGVGEVQIGGSSLPAVRIAVEPQLLNQYSLSLDEVRTAVANANQRRPMGFVEDHERNWQVRANDQLETAKDYEPIVIRQANGTILRLSDVATVTDGVENRYNSGFFNDQSAVLLVVNRQSGANIIETVDQIKAQLPALQSLLPANVQLNVAMDRSPVIKATLKEAEHTLLIAVALVILVVYLFLGSLRASLIPSLAVPVSLVGTFAVMYLCGFSLNNLSLMALILATGLVVDDAIVVLENISRHIEDGQPPMRAAFLGAKEVGFTLLSMNVSLVAVFVSILFMGGIVRSLFQEFSITLAAAIIVSLVVSLTLTPMLCARWLKPHRAEPTRLQRWSDNLHQRMVGAYDTSLGWALRHKRLTLFSLLATIGLNIALYVVVPKTLMPQQDTGQLMGFIRGDDGLSFSVMQPKMEIYRRALLADPAVQSVAGFIGGNSGTNNAMVLVRLKPISERKLDAQKVIERLRRDLPKVPGGRLFLMADQDLQLGGGGRDQTSSQYLYTLQSGDLAALREWFPKVVAAMRALPELTAIDARDGSGTQQVTLVVDRDQAKRLGIDMDMVTSVLNNAYSQRQISTIYDSLNQYQVVLEINPKYAWDPSTLEQVQVITSEGARVPLSTIAHYENSLANDRVSHEGQFASEDIAFDVAEGYSTDQAMAAVERAVAKVGLPEEVIAKLGGTANAFAKTQEGQPFMILGSLVLVYLVLGILYESYIHPLTILSTLPSAGVGALLALYATGGEFSLISLLGLFLLIGVVKKNAILMIDLALQLERHQGLTPEESIRRACLLRLRPILMTTLAAILGALPLLISRAEGAEMRQPLGLTIIGGLVFSQVLTLYTTPVVYLYLDRLRHRFNRWRGVRTDAALETPL from the coding sequence ATGAACCTGTCCGGCCCGTTCATTCGCCGGCCGGTAGCGACCATGCTGCTGAGCCTGGCGATCATCTTGCTCGGCGGCGTCAGCTTCGGCCTGCTGCCGGTGGCGCCGCTGCCGCAGATGGACTTCCCGGTGATCGTGGTGCAGGCCAACCTGCCTGGCGCCAGCCCCGAAGTCATGGCCGCCACGGTGGCCACGCCGCTGGAGCGCAAGTTGGGCAGCATCGCCGGCGTCAGCACCTTGACCAGCAGCTCCAACCAGGGCTCGACCCGGGTGATCATCGGCTTCGACCAGGGGCGTGACATCGACGGCGCAGCGCGAGAGGTGCAGGCAGCCATCAACGCCACGCGCAACCTGTTGCCAAGCGGCATGCGCAGCATGCCCACCTACAAGAAGTTCAACCCGTCCCAGGCGCCGATCATGGTGCTGTCGCTGACCTCGGACGTGCTGCAGAAGGGCCAGTTGTATGACCTTGCCGACACCATCCTGGCCCAGAGCCTGGCCCAGGTGATCGGGGTAGGGGAGGTGCAGATCGGCGGCAGCTCGCTACCGGCAGTGCGAATCGCCGTGGAGCCGCAACTGCTCAACCAGTACAGCCTGTCGCTGGACGAGGTGCGCACGGCCGTGGCCAATGCCAACCAGCGCCGGCCCATGGGCTTTGTCGAAGATCATGAGCGCAATTGGCAGGTACGTGCCAACGACCAACTGGAAACGGCCAAGGACTACGAGCCAATCGTGATCCGCCAGGCCAATGGCACGATCCTGCGCCTGTCCGACGTGGCGACGGTCACCGATGGCGTCGAGAACCGTTACAACAGCGGCTTCTTCAACGACCAGAGCGCGGTGTTGCTGGTGGTCAACCGCCAGAGCGGCGCCAACATCATCGAGACGGTCGACCAGATCAAGGCGCAGTTGCCGGCCCTGCAATCGCTGCTGCCGGCCAACGTCCAGCTCAACGTGGCCATGGACCGCTCACCGGTGATCAAGGCCACCCTCAAGGAGGCCGAGCACACCCTGCTGATTGCCGTGGCGCTGGTGATCCTGGTGGTCTACCTGTTCCTCGGCAGCCTGCGCGCCTCGCTGATCCCGAGCCTGGCGGTGCCGGTGTCGCTGGTGGGCACATTTGCGGTGATGTACCTGTGCGGGTTCTCGCTGAACAACCTGTCGCTGATGGCGCTGATCCTCGCCACCGGCCTGGTGGTGGACGATGCCATCGTGGTGCTGGAGAACATCTCCCGGCATATCGAGGATGGTCAACCGCCCATGCGTGCGGCGTTCCTCGGGGCCAAGGAAGTCGGCTTCACCTTGCTGTCGATGAACGTCTCGCTGGTGGCGGTGTTCGTCTCGATCCTGTTCATGGGCGGCATCGTGCGCAGCCTGTTCCAGGAGTTCTCGATCACGCTGGCGGCGGCGATCATCGTCTCGCTGGTGGTCTCTTTGACCCTCACGCCCATGCTCTGCGCCCGCTGGCTCAAGCCTCACCGCGCCGAGCCGACTCGCCTGCAGCGCTGGAGCGACAACCTGCATCAGCGCATGGTCGGTGCCTACGACACCAGCCTGGGCTGGGCCTTGCGCCACAAACGCCTGACCCTGTTCAGCCTGCTGGCGACCATCGGCCTGAACATCGCCTTGTACGTGGTAGTGCCCAAAACCTTGATGCCGCAGCAAGACACCGGCCAGTTGATGGGCTTCATCCGTGGCGACGACGGCCTGTCGTTCAGCGTGATGCAGCCGAAGATGGAAATCTACCGCCGCGCCTTGCTCGCGGACCCGGCAGTGCAGAGCGTGGCCGGCTTCATTGGTGGTAACAGCGGCACCAACAATGCCATGGTTCTGGTGCGCCTGAAGCCTATCAGCGAGCGAAAGCTCGACGCGCAGAAGGTCATCGAGCGGTTGCGCAGGGACCTGCCCAAGGTTCCCGGTGGGCGTCTGTTCCTGATGGCTGACCAAGACTTGCAGCTCGGTGGCGGTGGCCGCGACCAGACGTCCTCGCAGTACCTCTATACCCTGCAGAGCGGCGACCTCGCGGCCCTGCGCGAGTGGTTCCCCAAGGTAGTGGCGGCGATGCGCGCGCTGCCTGAGCTGACCGCCATCGATGCCCGCGACGGCTCCGGCACCCAGCAGGTGACCCTGGTGGTCGACCGCGACCAGGCCAAGCGCCTTGGCATCGACATGGACATGGTCACGTCCGTGCTGAACAACGCCTACAGTCAGCGGCAGATCTCGACCATCTACGACAGCCTCAACCAGTACCAGGTGGTGCTGGAGATCAACCCCAAGTACGCCTGGGACCCAAGTACCCTCGAACAGGTGCAGGTGATCACCAGCGAAGGCGCTCGGGTACCGCTGTCGACCATTGCACACTACGAGAACAGCCTGGCCAATGACCGGGTCAGCCACGAGGGCCAGTTCGCCTCGGAAGACATCGCCTTCGATGTCGCCGAGGGCTACAGCACCGACCAGGCAATGGCCGCGGTGGAGCGGGCGGTGGCCAAGGTCGGCCTGCCCGAGGAAGTGATCGCCAAGCTCGGCGGCACCGCCAATGCCTTCGCCAAGACTCAGGAAGGGCAGCCGTTCATGATCCTCGGCTCGTTGGTGCTGGTGTACCTGGTACTGGGCATTCTCTACGAAAGCTACATCCACCCGCTGACCATCCTCTCCACCTTGCCCTCGGCCGGGGTCGGCGCCTTGCTGGCGCTGTACGCCACTGGCGGCGAGTTCAGCCTGATATCGCTGCTGGGGCTGTTCCTGCTGATCGGTGTGGTGAAGAAGAACGCCATCCTGATGATCGACCTGGCCCTGCAACTGGAGCGCCACCAGGGGCTGACGCCCGAGGAGTCGATCCGCCGTGCCTGCCTGCTGCGCCTGCGGCCGATCCTGATGACGACCCTGGCCGCCATCCTTGGCGCCTTGCCACTGCTGATCAGCCGCGCCGAGGGTGCCGAGATGCGCCAGCCGCTGGGCCTGACCATCATCGGCGGGCTGGTCTTCAGCCAGGTCCTGACCCTTTACACGACGCCGGTGGTGTACCTGTACCTCGACCGCCTGCGCCACCGATTCAACCGTTGGCGCGGCGTGCGCACCGACGCCGCCCTGGAAACTCCGCTATGA
- a CDS encoding MdtB/MuxB family multidrug efflux RND transporter permease subunit, with product MNLSRLFILRPVATTLSMLAIVLAGLIAYKLLPVAALPQVDYPTIRVMTLYPGASPQVMTSAVTAPLERQFGQMPGLTQMASTSSGGASVLTLRFSLDMNMDVAEQQVQAAINAASNLLPSDLPAPPVYNKVNPADTPVLTLAISSKTMPLPKLNDLVDTRVAQKLAQISGVGMVSIAGGQRQAVRIKVNVDALAANGLNLDDVRTLIGASNVNQPKGNFDGPTRVSMLDANDQLRSPEEYANLILAYNNGAPLRLRDVAEIVDGAENERLAAWANQNQAVLLNIQRQPGANVIEVVDRIKELLPSITDNLPAGLDVSVLTDRTQTIRAAVKDVQHELLIAIVLVVMVTFVFLRRFSATLIPSIAVPLSLIGTFGVMYLAGFSINNLTLMALTIATGFVVDDAIVMLENISRHIEEGETPLQAALKGARQIGFTLISLTFSLIAVLIPLLFMADVVGRLFREFAITLAVAILISLVVSLTLTPMMCARLLKREPKEEEQGRFYRASGAWIDWLIEHYGRGLQWVLKHQPLTLLVAVGSLVLTVVLYMAVPKGFFPAQDTGVIQGISEAPQSTSFAAMSERQQALSKVILQDPAVQSLSSYIGVDGDNATLNSGRLLINLKPHGERDVTAAEVISRLQPQLDKLVGIRLFMQPVQDLSIEDRVSRTQYQFSLSSPDADLLAQWSGKLVEALQQRPELQDVASDLQDKGLQVYLVIDRDMASRLGINVAQITNALYDAFGQRQISTIYTQASQYRVVLQALDAATIGPQALESIHVKASDGGQVRLSALARIEQRQAQLAISHIGQFPAVMMSFNLAHGASLGEAVKVIEQVQQDIGMPLGVQTRFQGAAEAFQASLSSTLLLILAAVVTMYIVLGVLYESYIHPVTILSTLPSAAVGALLALILSGNDLGMIAIIGIILLIGIVKKNAIMMIDFALEAERHQGMSPQDAIYQAALLRFRPILMTTLAALFGAVPLMLATGSGAELRQPLGLVMVGGLLVSQVLTLFTTPVIYLYFDRLARRWRPATDTQQAQA from the coding sequence ATGAACCTGTCGCGCCTGTTCATCCTTCGCCCGGTCGCCACCACGCTGAGCATGCTGGCCATCGTCCTGGCCGGCCTGATCGCCTACAAGTTGCTGCCGGTCGCAGCGCTGCCTCAGGTCGACTACCCGACCATCCGCGTCATGACTCTGTACCCCGGCGCCAGCCCCCAGGTGATGACCAGCGCCGTCACAGCGCCCCTTGAGCGCCAGTTCGGCCAGATGCCCGGCCTGACCCAGATGGCCTCGACCAGTTCCGGTGGTGCCTCGGTGCTGACCCTGCGTTTCAGCCTGGACATGAACATGGACGTTGCCGAGCAACAGGTGCAGGCCGCGATCAACGCCGCCAGCAACCTGTTGCCCAGCGACCTGCCGGCGCCGCCGGTGTACAACAAGGTCAACCCGGCCGATACCCCGGTGCTGACCCTGGCGATTTCCAGCAAGACCATGCCTTTGCCCAAACTCAACGATCTGGTCGACACCCGCGTGGCGCAGAAACTCGCGCAAATCAGCGGGGTGGGCATGGTCAGCATCGCCGGTGGTCAACGCCAGGCGGTGCGCATCAAGGTCAATGTCGATGCCTTGGCCGCCAACGGCCTCAACCTCGACGACGTACGCACCCTGATCGGCGCCTCCAACGTCAATCAGCCCAAGGGCAACTTCGACGGCCCGACCCGGGTGTCGATGCTCGACGCCAACGACCAGCTGCGCTCCCCCGAGGAGTACGCCAACCTCATCCTGGCCTACAACAACGGTGCGCCGCTGCGCCTGAGGGACGTTGCCGAAATCGTCGACGGCGCCGAAAACGAGCGCCTGGCTGCTTGGGCCAACCAGAACCAGGCCGTGCTGCTGAACATTCAGCGCCAACCAGGTGCCAACGTCATCGAAGTGGTCGACCGCATCAAGGAACTGCTGCCGTCGATCACCGACAACCTGCCGGCCGGCCTCGACGTCTCGGTGCTCACCGACCGTACCCAGACCATCCGCGCCGCGGTAAAGGACGTGCAGCACGAACTGTTGATCGCCATCGTTCTGGTGGTGATGGTCACCTTCGTCTTCCTGCGCCGTTTCAGCGCCACCCTGATCCCCTCGATTGCCGTGCCGCTGTCGCTGATCGGCACCTTCGGGGTGATGTACCTGGCCGGCTTCTCGATCAACAACCTGACGCTGATGGCCCTGACCATCGCCACCGGTTTCGTGGTCGACGATGCCATCGTCATGCTGGAGAACATTTCCCGCCATATCGAAGAGGGCGAGACGCCGTTGCAGGCGGCGCTCAAAGGCGCAAGGCAGATTGGTTTCACCCTGATCTCGCTGACCTTCTCGCTGATCGCGGTGCTGATACCGCTGCTGTTCATGGCCGACGTGGTCGGCCGGTTGTTCCGCGAATTCGCCATCACCCTGGCGGTGGCGATCCTGATTTCCCTGGTGGTGTCGCTGACCCTGACGCCGATGATGTGCGCTCGCCTGCTCAAGCGTGAGCCCAAGGAAGAGGAGCAGGGCCGCTTCTACCGTGCCAGTGGCGCCTGGATCGACTGGCTGATCGAACACTATGGCCGTGGCCTGCAATGGGTGCTCAAGCACCAGCCGCTGACCCTGCTGGTGGCCGTGGGCAGCCTGGTACTGACCGTGGTGCTGTACATGGCGGTGCCCAAGGGCTTCTTCCCGGCCCAGGATACGGGTGTGATCCAGGGTATTTCCGAGGCGCCGCAGTCCACCTCGTTCGCAGCCATGAGCGAACGCCAGCAGGCCCTGAGCAAGGTGATCCTGCAGGACCCGGCGGTGCAGAGCCTGTCGTCGTACATCGGCGTGGACGGCGACAACGCCACGCTCAACAGCGGCCGCCTGCTGATCAACCTCAAGCCCCACGGCGAGCGTGACGTGACTGCGGCCGAGGTCATCAGCCGCCTGCAGCCGCAGCTCGACAAGCTGGTCGGTATCCGCCTGTTCATGCAGCCGGTACAGGACCTGAGCATCGAGGACCGGGTCAGCCGCACCCAGTACCAGTTCAGCCTGTCGTCGCCCGACGCCGACCTGCTCGCGCAGTGGAGCGGGAAGCTGGTCGAAGCCCTGCAACAACGTCCCGAGCTGCAGGACGTGGCCAGCGACCTGCAGGACAAGGGCCTGCAGGTGTACCTGGTAATCGACCGCGACATGGCCAGCCGCCTGGGCATCAACGTCGCGCAGATCACCAACGCCCTGTACGACGCCTTCGGCCAGCGGCAGATTTCCACCATCTACACCCAGGCCAGCCAATACCGTGTGGTGCTGCAGGCGCTGGATGCGGCGACCATCGGCCCGCAGGCGCTGGAGTCGATCCACGTCAAGGCCAGCGATGGCGGCCAGGTGCGCCTGTCGGCGCTGGCGCGCATCGAGCAGCGCCAGGCGCAGCTGGCGATTTCGCACATCGGCCAGTTTCCGGCGGTGATGATGTCGTTCAACCTGGCCCACGGTGCGTCGCTGGGCGAAGCGGTGAAGGTGATCGAGCAGGTGCAGCAGGACATCGGCATGCCGCTCGGTGTGCAGACCCGTTTCCAGGGCGCCGCCGAGGCTTTCCAGGCCTCGCTGTCGAGCACCTTGCTGCTGATTCTCGCTGCCGTGGTGACCATGTACATCGTGCTCGGCGTGCTCTACGAGAGCTATATCCACCCGGTGACCATCCTTTCGACCCTGCCATCGGCAGCGGTCGGTGCCTTGCTGGCGCTGATCCTCAGCGGTAACGACCTGGGCATGATCGCCATCATCGGCATCATCCTGCTGATCGGTATCGTCAAGAAGAACGCGATCATGATGATCGACTTCGCCCTCGAGGCCGAGCGCCACCAGGGCATGAGCCCGCAGGATGCCATCTACCAGGCCGCGCTGTTGCGCTTCCGGCCGATCCTGATGACCACCCTGGCCGCCTTGTTCGGTGCCGTGCCGCTGATGCTGGCCACCGGTTCCGGCGCCGAGCTGCGCCAGCCACTGGGCCTGGTGATGGTCGGCGGCTTGCTGGTGAGCCAGGTGCTGACCCTGTTCACCACCCCGGTCATCTACCTGTACTTCGACCGCCTGGCACGCCGCTGGCGCCCGGCCACCGACACCCAGCAGGCCCAGGCATGA
- a CDS encoding MdtA/MuxA family multidrug efflux RND transporter periplasmic adaptor subunit has protein sequence MQASVSRSPRRWLVGLLILLLVAVLAWWLWPATPAHKEAVGGRPGKGMGMGGRPGFGGSTDPVPVRVEPVRVGDFPLYYKALGTVTALNTVNVRSRVAGELVKIHFKEGQQVKAGDLLAEIDPRSYRIALQQAEGTLAQNQAQLKNAQVDLARYKGLYAEDSIAKQTLDTAEAQVAQFQGLVKTNQAQVSDARLNLDFTQIRSPISGRVGLRQLDLGNLVAANDATALVVITQTEPISVAFTLPETELSTVLERYRSGASLPVEAWDRSDNKMQASGVLGSIDNQIDTTTGTLKFKGRFENKDSALFPNQFVNVRLLADTLKQVVMAPAAAIQFGNDGTFAYVVNAENTVNIRKLKVGASDGQNSVIVEGLKAGERLVLEGTDRLREGTKVEVVEDSSQVPTTPGQHLQGQDAKGSAQAGEAQLGNAAGKAGA, from the coding sequence ATGCAAGCTTCTGTCTCCCGATCCCCCCGTCGCTGGCTCGTAGGCCTGCTGATCCTGCTGCTGGTGGCCGTGCTGGCCTGGTGGCTGTGGCCCGCAACGCCTGCCCATAAAGAGGCGGTGGGCGGGCGCCCGGGCAAAGGCATGGGCATGGGCGGGCGGCCAGGCTTCGGCGGCTCCACCGACCCGGTACCGGTGCGCGTCGAGCCGGTGCGGGTGGGTGATTTCCCGCTCTATTACAAGGCCCTGGGCACGGTCACCGCGCTCAACACGGTCAATGTGCGCAGCCGCGTGGCTGGCGAGTTGGTGAAGATTCACTTCAAGGAAGGGCAGCAGGTGAAGGCCGGCGACCTGTTGGCCGAAATCGACCCACGCTCCTACCGCATCGCCCTGCAGCAGGCCGAAGGCACCCTGGCGCAGAACCAGGCGCAGCTCAAGAACGCCCAGGTCGACCTGGCACGTTATAAAGGCTTGTACGCCGAAGACAGCATCGCCAAGCAGACCCTCGACACCGCCGAGGCCCAGGTGGCGCAGTTCCAGGGGCTGGTCAAGACCAACCAGGCCCAGGTCAGCGATGCCAGGCTGAACCTCGACTTCACCCAGATCCGCTCGCCGATCAGTGGGCGCGTAGGCCTGCGTCAGCTCGACCTGGGCAACCTGGTGGCAGCCAACGACGCCACCGCGCTGGTGGTCATCACCCAGACCGAGCCGATCAGCGTGGCCTTCACCCTGCCGGAAACCGAGCTGAGCACCGTGCTCGAGCGCTACCGCAGCGGCGCCAGCCTGCCGGTGGAGGCGTGGGACCGCAGCGACAATAAAATGCAGGCCAGCGGTGTGCTCGGCAGTATCGATAACCAGATCGATACCACCACCGGCACCCTCAAGTTCAAGGGCCGCTTCGAGAACAAGGACTCGGCGCTATTCCCCAACCAGTTCGTCAATGTGCGCTTGCTGGCAGACACCCTCAAGCAGGTGGTCATGGCCCCGGCGGCGGCGATCCAGTTCGGCAACGACGGCACCTTCGCCTATGTGGTCAATGCCGAGAACACGGTCAATATCCGCAAGCTCAAGGTCGGTGCCAGCGACGGCCAGAACAGCGTGATCGTCGAAGGCCTGAAGGCCGGTGAGCGCCTGGTGCTCGAAGGCACTGACCGCCTGCGCGAAGGCACCAAGGTCGAGGTCGTCGAGGACAGCTCGCAAGTGCCGACCACCCCCGGCCAGCACCTGCAAGGCCAGGACGCCAAGGGCTCGGCCCAGGCCGGTGAAGCACAACTGGGCAATGCAGCGGGCAAGGCGGGCGCATGA
- the tpx gene encoding thiol peroxidase yields MAQVTLKGNPVQVKGTLPKAGAQAPAFSLVAGNLADTSLKDFAGKRKVLNIFPSVDTPTCATSVRKFNAQANDVANTVVLCISADLPFAQARFCGAEGLENVQNLSTLRGVEFLQNYGVAIADGPLAGLAARAVVVLDENDKVLHSELVGEIADEPNYEAALAVLK; encoded by the coding sequence ATGGCTCAAGTGACTCTCAAAGGCAACCCGGTTCAAGTCAAAGGCACACTGCCGAAAGCCGGCGCCCAGGCGCCAGCCTTCTCCCTGGTAGCCGGCAACCTGGCCGACACCTCGCTGAAGGACTTCGCCGGCAAGCGCAAGGTGCTGAACATCTTCCCAAGCGTCGACACCCCGACCTGCGCCACCTCCGTGCGTAAGTTCAACGCTCAGGCCAATGACGTGGCCAACACCGTGGTGCTGTGCATTTCCGCCGACCTGCCGTTCGCCCAGGCTCGCTTCTGCGGCGCAGAAGGCCTGGAAAACGTGCAGAACCTGTCGACCCTGCGTGGTGTCGAGTTCCTGCAGAACTACGGCGTCGCCATCGCCGACGGCCCGCTCGCCGGCCTGGCTGCACGTGCCGTGGTGGTGCTGGACGAGAACGACAAAGTGCTGCACAGCGAACTGGTTGGCGAAATTGCCGACGAGCCTAACTATGAAGCAGCGCTGGCTGTTCTGAAGTAA
- a CDS encoding serine/threonine transporter, which produces MNEQAPSVEQRFEESTPAALQSWSRHDTTWMLGLFGTAIGAGTLFLPINAGLGGFWPLLILAALAFPMTYFAHRGLTRFVLSGRNGGDITEVVEEHFGIKAGALITVLYFFAIFPILLIYSVALTNTVSSFMEHQLHIEPPPRAMLSFVLILGLLAIVRCGEQATVKVMSLLVYPFIVALALLGLYLVPHWTGGILDSASQLPSGSAFLHTVWLAIPVMVFSFNHSPIISAFAVDQKRRYGEHADERSGQILGRAHLLMVAMVLFFVFSCVLTLDSAQLAEAKAQNLSILSYLANHFSNPTIAFAAPLIAFIAIAKSFLGHYIGASEGLKGIIAKTGARPGAKALDRVVAALMLVVCWIVATLNPSILGMIESLGGPIIAVLLFLMPMYAIRRVPSMRKYSGALSNVFVTVIGLVALTSVVYGLVA; this is translated from the coding sequence ATGAATGAGCAGGCCCCAAGCGTTGAACAACGCTTCGAAGAATCGACCCCAGCAGCGCTGCAGAGCTGGTCGCGTCACGACACCACCTGGATGCTGGGACTGTTCGGCACCGCCATCGGCGCCGGCACGCTGTTCCTGCCGATCAACGCCGGCCTCGGCGGTTTCTGGCCGCTGCTGATCCTGGCCGCGCTGGCCTTCCCCATGACCTACTTCGCCCACCGTGGCCTCACCCGCTTCGTGCTCTCCGGGCGCAATGGCGGCGACATCACCGAAGTGGTCGAAGAGCATTTCGGCATCAAGGCCGGTGCGCTGATCACCGTGCTGTACTTCTTCGCCATCTTCCCGATCCTGCTGATCTACAGCGTGGCCCTGACCAACACGGTCAGCAGCTTCATGGAGCACCAACTGCACATCGAGCCGCCACCGCGGGCGATGCTGTCGTTCGTGCTGATTCTCGGTTTGCTGGCCATCGTTCGCTGTGGCGAGCAGGCCACGGTCAAGGTGATGAGCCTGCTGGTGTACCCGTTCATCGTCGCTTTGGCGCTGCTGGGCCTGTACCTGGTGCCGCACTGGACGGGTGGCATTCTCGACAGCGCCAGCCAGCTGCCGTCGGGTTCGGCCTTCCTGCACACCGTGTGGCTGGCGATTCCGGTGATGGTGTTTTCGTTCAACCACTCGCCAATCATTTCGGCCTTCGCCGTCGACCAGAAGCGCCGCTACGGCGAGCACGCCGACGAGCGCAGCGGGCAGATCCTGGGCCGTGCGCACCTGTTGATGGTGGCCATGGTGCTGTTCTTCGTGTTCAGCTGCGTGCTGACCCTCGACAGCGCCCAGCTGGCCGAAGCGAAAGCGCAGAACCTGTCGATCCTGTCCTATCTGGCCAACCACTTCAGCAACCCGACCATCGCTTTTGCCGCACCGCTGATCGCCTTCATCGCCATCGCCAAGTCGTTCCTGGGCCACTACATCGGCGCCAGCGAAGGCCTCAAGGGCATTATCGCCAAGACCGGCGCTCGCCCAGGCGCCAAGGCTCTGGACCGTGTGGTTGCTGCACTGATGCTGGTGGTGTGCTGGATCGTCGCCACGCTCAACCCGAGCATCCTCGGCATGATCGAATCGCTGGGCGGCCCGATCATCGCGGTGCTGCTGTTCCTGATGCCGATGTACGCCATTCGTCGCGTGCCTTCGATGCGCAAGTACAGTGGAGCGCTGTCGAACGTGTTCGTCACGGTCATCGGCCTGGTGGCTCTGACCTCGGTGGTATACGGCCTGGTGGCCTGA